From a single Endozoicomonas euniceicola genomic region:
- a CDS encoding efflux RND transporter permease subunit, whose amino-acid sequence MKLPAIAIQNRRFTLVVMLLLVILGIVSLMTMPRSEDPQFKFPATIVRVVYPGTNPLDMEKLIVDPIEEAIQELDDIKILKSDIEDGLAVVRVEFLYGTDPQEQYDDVVAEIAKIRDQLPENIPVLAIDRISPIDVSIIQIALMSESQSYNTLRLLGEKLEKRIERIPGIKKATTDAYPEQQLQVQADLARMQELGIGVEDLISAIKASGVNLPGGHVLAGKRRFTVRTSGDFKDIEAVERTAVVSTPGRVVFVKDIADIVFTDALPTYQARFQGTRSIFVTVVQRKGSNIFTVMDAIKQTLSDFEQALPEDITIGIAHDQSESVHDRVSQFFNSLIQGLILVGLLTILFLGVRSAVVIILAIPLSVFIGLGWVDLAGYGLQQMSIAGLVIALGLLVDNAIVVTENVHRFLRKGYTPMEAAAQGASQVGWAVISGTLTTILAFVPILLLQTGAGIFMRSMPATVILTLLASLIIALSLSPLLASIMLKGQDSKPPLLLRGLQTFTDGPYRSLLSGALRYPVLILIVAVITLAGSIMLAGTLGVSMFPKAEKPMLLVNVELPEGSSFKQTDNAVRQVETIVKDYPLVRSVVSNIGKDNPRIYYNIFPKRQVPNYAQVVVNLNTGRLREVEPFVESLRDDFSRIVGARVVVKELLQGPPYEAPVAFRIMGDDLKQVLTVSRDIEQIIAATPGTVNVDNPLDNPKVDINVTINRDKAAMYGVAISSIDQVIRASLVGVPVSQFRDISGEDYPIVIKGQSSDNEPRLEDFDRMMVKSSSGELVPVKQLVKLEMQDALPRFQHHLTERMARITADLKAGYQAETVTNAIRAELDQYPWPDGVTYQVGGEQEQREESFAGMTKVLLIALLGIFAVLVLQFNSFSQPLVIFTAIPFAVTGMILALWLAGFTFSFTAFIGLTSLVGIVVNNSIILVDYTNQLRRKGMAIKEAILEAGQVRLLPILLTTMTTIGGLLPLTLSGSVMWAPMGASIIGGLLVSTLLTLFVVPVLYSLLGKRALD is encoded by the coding sequence ATGAAACTTCCGGCCATTGCCATTCAAAACCGGCGCTTTACCCTGGTGGTGATGTTATTGCTGGTCATACTGGGCATTGTGTCATTGATGACCATGCCCCGCTCAGAAGATCCCCAGTTTAAGTTTCCGGCAACGATAGTGCGTGTTGTCTACCCCGGTACGAACCCCCTGGATATGGAGAAACTGATTGTTGACCCCATCGAGGAAGCTATCCAGGAATTAGACGACATAAAGATTTTAAAAAGCGATATAGAAGACGGTCTGGCGGTGGTTCGGGTAGAGTTCCTCTACGGCACCGATCCCCAGGAACAGTATGACGACGTGGTGGCTGAAATTGCCAAAATACGCGACCAGCTGCCTGAGAATATTCCAGTGCTGGCGATTGACCGTATCTCTCCGATTGATGTCAGCATTATCCAGATTGCCCTGATGTCAGAATCCCAAAGCTATAACACACTGCGTTTACTGGGAGAAAAACTGGAAAAACGCATCGAACGGATTCCCGGTATCAAAAAAGCGACAACAGACGCTTACCCCGAACAACAATTACAGGTTCAGGCAGACCTTGCCCGCATGCAGGAACTTGGTATTGGGGTTGAAGACCTGATTTCCGCCATAAAGGCGTCTGGTGTCAACCTTCCCGGCGGTCATGTTCTGGCCGGTAAGCGCCGGTTTACAGTACGAACCAGCGGCGATTTCAAGGATATTGAAGCGGTTGAAAGAACGGCGGTGGTGTCCACTCCGGGTCGGGTTGTGTTTGTCAAAGATATTGCGGACATTGTCTTCACCGATGCCCTGCCCACTTATCAGGCACGCTTTCAGGGAACCCGCTCCATCTTCGTCACCGTTGTCCAGCGCAAAGGCAGCAATATCTTTACCGTCATGGATGCCATCAAACAGACGCTGAGTGATTTTGAGCAGGCGTTGCCTGAAGACATTACCATCGGCATTGCCCACGATCAGAGTGAGTCAGTGCATGATCGTGTCTCCCAGTTTTTTAACAGCCTGATTCAGGGTTTGATACTGGTTGGGTTGCTCACCATCCTGTTTCTGGGTGTTCGCTCGGCGGTTGTCATTATTCTTGCCATTCCCCTGTCAGTGTTTATTGGTCTGGGCTGGGTTGACCTGGCTGGCTATGGCCTGCAACAGATGTCCATTGCCGGGCTGGTGATCGCACTGGGGCTGCTGGTTGATAATGCCATTGTGGTGACTGAGAACGTGCACCGTTTCCTGCGCAAAGGCTATACGCCAATGGAGGCCGCAGCACAGGGAGCCAGTCAGGTTGGCTGGGCGGTGATCAGCGGTACCCTGACCACCATCCTGGCTTTTGTGCCGATTCTGCTGTTACAGACCGGGGCAGGCATATTCATGCGCTCCATGCCAGCCACCGTTATTCTCACCCTGCTGGCTTCCCTGATTATTGCCCTGAGCCTGTCACCACTGCTCGCCAGCATTATGTTGAAAGGGCAGGACAGTAAACCGCCATTGCTGTTAAGGGGGTTACAGACGTTTACTGACGGTCCCTATAGATCGCTACTCAGCGGTGCCCTTCGTTATCCGGTATTGATCCTGATCGTAGCCGTCATTACCCTGGCGGGTTCTATCATGCTGGCAGGCACACTGGGTGTCAGTATGTTTCCCAAGGCGGAAAAGCCGATGTTGCTGGTCAATGTTGAGCTGCCTGAAGGTTCCAGTTTTAAGCAGACAGACAATGCCGTACGACAGGTTGAGACTATTGTTAAAGACTACCCTCTGGTTCGCTCTGTGGTCAGCAATATTGGTAAAGATAACCCCAGGATTTACTACAACATCTTTCCTAAACGTCAGGTACCCAACTATGCCCAGGTGGTCGTTAACCTGAATACTGGCCGACTCAGGGAAGTAGAGCCTTTTGTTGAATCCCTTAGAGACGACTTTAGTCGCATTGTTGGGGCTCGTGTGGTGGTTAAGGAGCTGTTACAGGGCCCCCCTTATGAAGCCCCCGTAGCCTTCCGGATTATGGGCGACGACCTGAAGCAGGTTCTGACAGTCTCCAGGGATATAGAGCAAATTATTGCTGCCACCCCGGGAACCGTGAATGTCGACAATCCCCTGGACAACCCCAAGGTAGACATTAATGTCACAATAAACCGCGATAAAGCCGCGATGTACGGGGTCGCCATCAGTTCTATTGATCAGGTGATCCGGGCCAGTCTTGTGGGCGTGCCTGTCAGTCAGTTCCGTGACATCTCGGGAGAAGACTACCCGATTGTTATTAAAGGTCAGTCGTCCGATAATGAACCGCGTCTCGAAGACTTTGACCGAATGATGGTGAAGTCCTCAAGCGGTGAGCTGGTTCCGGTGAAACAACTGGTTAAACTGGAAATGCAGGATGCCCTGCCCCGTTTTCAACACCATCTGACAGAACGTATGGCAAGAATAACCGCTGACCTGAAAGCCGGTTATCAGGCTGAAACCGTGACCAATGCTATTCGGGCAGAGCTGGACCAGTACCCATGGCCGGATGGTGTGACTTATCAGGTAGGGGGAGAACAGGAACAGCGGGAGGAGTCCTTTGCCGGTATGACCAAAGTGCTGCTGATTGCCCTGCTGGGTATCTTTGCAGTGCTGGTATTGCAGTTCAACTCGTTCAGTCAGCCGCTGGTGATTTTTACCGCCATTCCTTTTGCCGTTACGGGCATGATTCTGGCACTGTGGCTGGCTGGCTTCACCTTCTCCTTTACTGCCTTTATCGGACTGACCTCCCTGGTGGGTATTGTCGTCAACAATTCGATTATTCTGGTGGATTACACGAACCAGCTGCGCAGAAAAGGCATGGCGATAAAAGAAGCCATTCTCGAAGCCGGGCAGGTAAGGTTATTGCCGATTCTCCTGACCACGATGACCACCATTGGCGGCCTGCTGCCACTGACCCTTTCCGGCTCTGTGATGTGGGCACCCATGGGCGCCAGTATTATTGGCGGTCTGCTGGTATCAACGCTGCTGACACTGTTTGTTGTGCCGGTTCTCTATTCACTGCTGGGAAAAAGAGCGCTGGATTGA
- a CDS encoding CPBP family intramembrane glutamic endopeptidase, which translates to MKLSPILQKLKDAIFTDPTGNEQKPEASTIKILMAAGCAGLFYQEPTYSLHESLTSKALRWTLYAGVYGAGTEIIRRQHTENIFQQVILGAGTGALVRATGLHASAALSYVFFDMDKIVRHGTGGSAPRPPSSITNSGLQDAIIEEAFFRGVLQNVLEVIFLRLWTSKEDKWKAEKLSTLLAGTLFALAHLAVPKPSLHQVACAFYGGLVLGEVYRKHGLLAAISAHAAVNLMNFTPTELFDYASEALGKALS; encoded by the coding sequence ATGAAACTTTCCCCCATTTTGCAAAAGCTTAAAGATGCTATTTTTACCGATCCGACAGGTAATGAGCAAAAGCCCGAAGCCTCAACCATAAAAATACTTATGGCGGCAGGGTGTGCTGGTCTTTTCTATCAAGAACCAACTTATTCACTTCATGAAAGCTTAACTTCAAAAGCTCTACGCTGGACTTTATATGCTGGCGTCTATGGTGCTGGTACTGAGATCATTCGACGCCAGCACACTGAAAACATCTTTCAACAAGTGATACTGGGAGCAGGAACAGGAGCCCTTGTGCGTGCTACGGGTTTGCACGCTTCCGCTGCACTTAGTTATGTTTTTTTCGATATGGACAAAATAGTTAGGCATGGTACTGGTGGCAGTGCCCCCAGGCCACCCTCAAGCATAACCAACTCCGGACTTCAAGATGCAATAATAGAAGAGGCGTTCTTTCGGGGGGTGCTTCAAAATGTTTTGGAAGTGATCTTTCTTCGCTTGTGGACAAGTAAAGAGGACAAATGGAAAGCAGAAAAATTAAGTACCTTACTTGCTGGCACTCTGTTCGCATTGGCACATTTAGCTGTTCCTAAGCCTTCTCTACATCAGGTTGCTTGCGCTTTCTATGGGGGGCTGGTTCTTGGAGAGGTTTATCGGAAGCACGGACTGTTAGCAGCCATTAGTGCTCATGCAGCTGTGAATCTCATGAACTTCACACCGACCGAACTTTTTGATTACGCCTCAGAAGCTCTTGGCAAAGCGCTGTCTTAA
- a CDS encoding efflux RND transporter periplasmic adaptor subunit: protein MRRWKIKNKHNTGQTLMPALRHRPRLVALALYCTLYCMMPLPVFASPESGRPPVSVTTETVQYQPYSRPIRTSGILAYKSQQTLSFKTAGPVAQLMVDEGDRVQAGQLLASLTMEEVNAQVDEARAKLEQAKRNLERISKLHKNNVVSLDQLQSAQTELTVARSRLRITRFNQKYSRIEAPSQGLVLRRHVEENELVTPNQPVLVVADTARGWVLKTGLTDAEIVRVKKNDKALIQFDAWPDQTFTGQITRLAALADERTGTFQVEVTFPETTSKLRSGFVGKVTLVPSSQQTVTLIPVESVVNASHSSAEVFVYSPGTQSVTLRSITMNFMESGFIASDSGLTEGETVISSGAGFLLDGDTVVIVSEVASEVATGVEE, encoded by the coding sequence GTGCGTCGCTGGAAGATTAAAAATAAACACAATACCGGACAGACTCTCATGCCTGCTTTGCGCCACCGCCCCCGACTTGTAGCCCTGGCTCTTTACTGTACTCTTTATTGCATGATGCCATTACCCGTTTTTGCCAGTCCTGAATCGGGTAGACCTCCGGTCAGTGTCACCACTGAAACCGTTCAATACCAGCCATACTCGCGCCCAATAAGAACCAGCGGCATTCTCGCTTATAAATCCCAGCAAACACTGTCCTTTAAAACAGCAGGCCCTGTGGCACAGCTGATGGTTGACGAAGGTGACCGGGTACAGGCCGGGCAGTTGCTCGCCAGCCTGACCATGGAAGAGGTCAATGCCCAGGTCGACGAAGCCAGGGCAAAGCTGGAACAGGCAAAACGTAACCTGGAACGCATCAGCAAACTGCACAAAAATAATGTTGTGTCGCTGGATCAACTCCAGTCAGCCCAAACCGAACTGACGGTTGCCCGGAGCCGGTTGCGTATCACCCGGTTTAACCAGAAGTACTCTCGCATAGAAGCGCCGTCACAGGGTCTGGTATTACGCCGTCATGTGGAAGAAAACGAGCTGGTGACGCCCAACCAACCGGTACTGGTGGTAGCAGACACGGCCCGTGGCTGGGTGCTTAAAACTGGCCTGACCGATGCGGAAATTGTCCGGGTAAAGAAAAATGACAAGGCCCTGATTCAGTTTGATGCCTGGCCCGACCAGACTTTTACCGGCCAGATTACCCGTCTTGCGGCACTGGCCGATGAACGTACAGGCACCTTTCAGGTAGAGGTCACCTTCCCTGAAACCACCAGCAAGCTGCGTTCAGGCTTTGTTGGCAAAGTCACTCTGGTTCCCTCCAGTCAGCAGACAGTGACTCTGATTCCTGTCGAGTCTGTGGTTAACGCCAGTCACTCATCAGCAGAGGTATTTGTCTACAGCCCCGGCACTCAGTCAGTGACACTAAGAAGCATCACGATGAACTTTATGGAATCAGGCTTCATTGCCAGTGACTCCGGCCTGACTGAGGGCGAAACAGTCATCAGCTCCGGTGCAGGCTTCCTTCTGGATGGCGATACCGTCGTCATCGTTTCTGAAGTGGCTTCTGAAGTTGCTACCGGCGTTGAGGAGTAA
- a CDS encoding di-heme oxidoreductase family protein, translating to MVKGLTASLLTTAITVIVLFSLPGCSKVEPAAYEDGEKWPGGKTSVTVSGKSSFSRASANMAANRRLDFSVGDSFFKSDWVPAPQPDSFRDGLGPLFNTRSCEGCHILDGRGHAPADGELNEEGLLVRISVPAITQKEKEQLTRSGVIPHPVYGDQIQDFSLKGVKHEAKVRVRYEYSTVRFSDGESVQIRKPVISLEDLNYGPLPDNVMMSPRIASPMIGLGLLEAISDSQILANEDPEDRDGDGISGRGNRVWDIKNKKTVLGRFGWKAGQPNMTQQSAGAFNGDMGITSSLFPDDNCTESQVACKEATPEQNWDISDSTLEKVVFYSRNLAVPMRLDSKEPEVLKGKALFAKARCSGCHIPNFTTLKVKNYPEQSQQNIWPYTDLLLHDMGEGLADNRPEFLASGREWRTPPLWGIGKTKMVNPKATFLHDGRARTIMEAILWHGGEAEAAKQAVMDMNKAQRTALVRFVNSL from the coding sequence ATGGTTAAAGGGCTGACCGCTTCTTTATTGACAACGGCCATAACGGTTATTGTGCTGTTCAGCCTTCCGGGTTGCTCAAAGGTTGAACCGGCGGCCTATGAAGACGGCGAGAAATGGCCGGGCGGAAAAACATCTGTCACCGTTTCAGGAAAAAGTTCATTCTCCCGGGCCTCGGCCAATATGGCAGCCAATCGCAGGCTCGATTTCAGTGTCGGCGACAGCTTCTTCAAAAGTGACTGGGTGCCTGCTCCACAACCTGATTCATTTCGTGACGGGCTAGGTCCTCTGTTTAATACCCGTTCCTGCGAGGGGTGTCATATTCTGGATGGCCGGGGACACGCGCCCGCTGATGGCGAACTCAATGAAGAGGGGCTGCTGGTGAGGATCAGCGTGCCAGCCATTACTCAGAAAGAGAAAGAGCAGCTGACTCGCAGTGGGGTGATTCCACATCCGGTTTATGGTGATCAGATTCAGGACTTTTCTCTGAAAGGGGTTAAGCACGAGGCTAAAGTTCGGGTTCGTTATGAATATTCAACGGTTCGTTTTTCTGACGGGGAGAGTGTTCAGATTCGCAAGCCGGTCATTTCGCTGGAAGATTTAAACTATGGTCCTTTGCCAGATAATGTGATGATGTCGCCTCGAATTGCCTCGCCAATGATTGGGCTGGGCTTGCTGGAAGCTATATCAGATTCGCAGATTCTGGCGAATGAAGACCCGGAAGATCGTGATGGCGATGGTATTTCCGGTCGCGGTAACCGGGTCTGGGATATTAAAAACAAAAAGACGGTATTGGGACGTTTTGGCTGGAAAGCGGGACAGCCTAATATGACCCAGCAGAGTGCCGGGGCATTCAATGGGGATATGGGCATTACTTCCAGCCTGTTTCCTGATGATAATTGCACAGAAAGTCAGGTTGCCTGCAAAGAGGCTACACCAGAACAAAATTGGGACATTTCTGACTCCACACTGGAAAAGGTCGTGTTTTACAGCCGCAATCTGGCTGTTCCCATGCGGCTGGATTCCAAGGAACCTGAGGTGTTGAAGGGAAAAGCACTGTTTGCAAAAGCTCGTTGTAGTGGGTGTCATATTCCCAACTTTACAACGCTTAAGGTGAAAAACTATCCGGAACAGTCACAGCAGAACATCTGGCCTTATACCGATTTGCTGTTGCACGATATGGGCGAGGGGCTGGCGGATAATCGTCCTGAGTTTCTGGCGTCGGGTCGTGAGTGGCGTACTCCACCTTTGTGGGGAATTGGCAAAACGAAAATGGTGAACCCGAAAGCTACTTTTCTACACGATGGACGCGCCCGTACTATTATGGAAGCGATTCTCTGGCACGG